The Candidatus Eremiobacterota bacterium genome segment TCCAGGCGAGCGGAACGAGCCACGCCGTGACCTGCCGGTTCGCCGGAACGAGGCTGGAGGTGAAGGCCAGCGTGCTCGCGTTGCCGCCCAAAACATAGGCCCGCGCTTCGGCTTTCGGCGGCAGCTCGTTCGGCATGGTCACCGCGCTCCGCGTACGGCGCGCGAAGAGAGCGCTCCCGCCGAGGCAGCCTTGAGACGCTGCTGAGACGCCCCTCCGGTAGCGTGGGCGTGGGTGTTCCGCCTACGCTACCGGAGGTTCTCCATGACCGCTACCGCCCGCAAGTTCATCGACTGCCGCGAGTACCCGAGCGAGAAGAACTGCTCGCTCAAGATCTCGGGGACCGAAGACGAGGTTCTCGAGGCCGCCCGCCACCACGCCGTCACCGCTCACGCCCACCAGGACGGCCCCGAGCTGGTGAGCACCCTGCGCGGCGCGCTGCGCGACGAGCGCGCGTCGTGAGCGCGAGCGCGGCGCCCGCCGCCTTCGACAACGCCAAGTTCGAGTCGTTCCTGCACCAAATGGTCGGCGACGTCGGCGCGACGCTGACCGGCGCGCTGATCGTGGTCGGTGACAAGCTCGGCTACTACCGCACGCTCGCCGACCGCGGCCCGCTCACCTCGCGCGAGCTCGCCGAGGCAACTGGAACCCACGAGCGCTACGCGCGCGAGTGGCTCTCGAACCAAGCCGCCAGCGGCTACGTCGACTACGATCCGGCGACGAAGACCTTCACCTTGCCGGCCGAGCACCAGCCGCTGCTCGCCGACGAGTCCAGCCCGGTGCTGCTGTGCGGGCTCTACCAGATCGCGCAGACGATGTTCGCGGAC includes the following:
- a CDS encoding DUF1059 domain-containing protein, with protein sequence MTATARKFIDCREYPSEKNCSLKISGTEDEVLEAARHHAVTAHAHQDGPELVSTLRGALRDERAS